A portion of the Luxibacter massiliensis genome contains these proteins:
- a CDS encoding ornithine cyclodeaminase family protein, producing the protein MLLLSKKDIREVFSMKEAVEAVKEAFRLFSEGKSQVPLRTNIQAPRHDGAMLFMPSYVEALDTACLKVVSVFPKNIEKGLPTTPAQVLLLDASNGTVVSVLDGTYVTQLRTGAATGAAFDVLAKKNCVKGALIGTGGQAAAQLEAMLAVRNLKEVWVFDLDTDRLNTFVEQMNQELAGYGAKVLAAKSSGEAVDGADLLVCVTPARKPVFDGSRVKAGATVSCVGSYQPHMQEMDPVILRRAAGIYFDSREAVLSEAGDILIPLQEGMISEEDFTGDLGEVLAGNLAGRLNDTDIIVFKTVGIGTQDLMAAKRIYDKALSKGAGTEWN; encoded by the coding sequence ATGCTGTTATTGTCAAAGAAAGATATCAGAGAAGTGTTTTCCATGAAGGAAGCGGTGGAGGCTGTCAAGGAGGCTTTCCGCCTTTTCTCGGAGGGGAAGAGCCAGGTGCCCCTGCGCACCAATATTCAGGCTCCCAGGCATGACGGGGCCATGCTGTTCATGCCCTCTTACGTGGAGGCATTGGATACCGCCTGTTTAAAAGTGGTGAGCGTATTTCCGAAAAATATAGAGAAAGGACTTCCCACAACCCCAGCCCAGGTGCTTTTGCTGGATGCCTCCAATGGGACAGTGGTCAGTGTGCTGGACGGCACTTATGTGACACAGCTAAGGACCGGGGCAGCCACCGGGGCTGCTTTCGATGTGCTGGCGAAAAAGAACTGTGTAAAAGGCGCGCTCATAGGCACAGGAGGGCAGGCGGCTGCACAGCTGGAGGCCATGCTGGCAGTAAGAAATCTAAAGGAGGTCTGGGTATTTGACCTGGATACAGACAGGCTGAACACATTTGTAGAGCAGATGAATCAGGAACTGGCGGGATATGGGGCCAAGGTTCTTGCCGCCAAGAGTTCTGGCGAAGCGGTGGATGGGGCCGATCTTCTTGTCTGCGTGACACCTGCCAGAAAGCCTGTTTTTGACGGCAGCAGGGTGAAAGCCGGCGCGACTGTCAGCTGTGTGGGTTCCTACCAGCCCCATATGCAGGAGATGGACCCAGTTATATTAAGGAGAGCCGCCGGAATCTATTTTGATTCCAGGGAAGCAGTACTTTCAGAAGCAGGGGATATTTTGATACCCCTTCAGGAGGGGATGATTTCAGAGGAGGATTTTACTGGCGATTTGGGAGAGGTGCTGGCAGGGAATTTGGCAGGGCGGCTCAATGACACAGATATTATTGTGTTTAAGACAGTGGGAATCGGAACCCAGGACTTGATGGCGGCTAAGAGGATTTATGATAAGGCCCTCAGTAAGGGCGCAGGGACAGAGTGGAATTAG
- the leuD gene encoding 3-isopropylmalate dehydratase small subunit, producing the protein MKALGHVFKYGDNVDTDVIIPARYLNSFDAQELASHAMADIDPEFVKKVQPGDLIVANKNFGCGSSREHAPLCLKTAGVSCVIAETFARIFYRNAINIGLPIIECPEAAKGIEAGDEVEVDFDSGKIYNRTKGTEFQGQPFPEFMQKLIAAGGLVKYTNSKKGK; encoded by the coding sequence ATGAAAGCGTTGGGACATGTTTTTAAGTATGGGGATAATGTGGACACAGATGTGATCATTCCGGCCAGGTATCTGAATTCCTTTGACGCCCAGGAGCTTGCAAGCCATGCAATGGCTGATATTGACCCGGAATTTGTCAAAAAGGTACAGCCTGGCGATTTGATCGTGGCAAACAAAAATTTTGGCTGTGGATCTTCCCGTGAGCACGCCCCTCTCTGCCTGAAAACGGCTGGGGTAAGCTGTGTTATAGCAGAGACATTTGCAAGGATTTTTTACCGCAATGCCATTAATATCGGATTGCCCATCATTGAATGTCCGGAGGCGGCGAAGGGCATTGAAGCGGGGGATGAAGTCGAGGTGGATTTTGACAGCGGAAAAATTTATAACAGGACAAAAGGGACGGAATTTCAGGGCCAGCCATTCCCGGAATTTATGCAGAAGCTGATAGCGGCGGGAGGACTTGTGAAATATACCAACAGTAAAAAAGGGAAATAA
- the leuC gene encoding 3-isopropylmalate dehydratase large subunit, with product MGMTMTQKILAAHAGLESVAAGQLIEAKLDVVMANDITGPMALPIFSEMADKVYDKDKVVLVPDHFTPNKDIKSAENSKAIREFAREQGLKWYFEQGKSGVEHAILPEAGVVVAGECIIGADSHTCTYGALGAFSTGVGTTDIATGMAMGELWFKVPSALKFELTGKPGPYVSGKDIIIHIIGKIGVDGALYKSMEFTGDGIKELSMDDRFTMANMAIEAGAKNGIFPVDEKAETYMKEHSVKEYKVYEADADAEYEEVITIDLSKVRPTVAFPHLPGNAKTIDEIESMEPIQIEQVVIGSCTNGRMEDMRRAAAILKGHQVHRDVRVMVIPATQNIYKQCIAEGLMDIFVDAGCAVNTPSCGPCMGGHMGVMAAGEKCVSTTNRNFVGRMGHVDSLIYLASPEVAAASAIAGYIANPEKVGDR from the coding sequence ATGGGAATGACAATGACGCAGAAGATCCTTGCTGCGCACGCGGGACTGGAGTCGGTGGCTGCGGGGCAGCTGATAGAAGCAAAATTAGATGTGGTGATGGCAAATGATATTACCGGGCCCATGGCTCTGCCTATTTTCAGTGAAATGGCGGACAAGGTTTACGATAAGGATAAAGTGGTTCTGGTCCCAGATCATTTTACACCGAATAAAGATATCAAGTCAGCAGAGAATTCTAAGGCTATCCGTGAGTTTGCCAGGGAGCAGGGACTTAAATGGTATTTTGAACAGGGGAAATCTGGAGTGGAGCATGCAATCCTGCCGGAGGCCGGGGTGGTTGTTGCAGGTGAGTGTATCATTGGGGCGGATTCCCATACATGTACATATGGCGCACTGGGCGCCTTCTCAACAGGGGTGGGCACTACAGATATTGCAACAGGCATGGCTATGGGCGAACTCTGGTTCAAGGTACCCAGCGCCCTGAAGTTTGAACTGACTGGAAAGCCAGGGCCCTATGTAAGCGGCAAGGATATTATCATACATATTATAGGAAAAATCGGAGTGGACGGCGCCCTATACAAATCTATGGAATTTACTGGGGACGGGATAAAAGAACTGTCCATGGATGACCGGTTTACAATGGCAAATATGGCAATCGAAGCAGGGGCCAAAAATGGTATTTTTCCCGTAGATGAAAAAGCGGAGACTTATATGAAGGAGCACTCTGTAAAAGAGTATAAAGTATACGAGGCAGATGCAGACGCAGAGTATGAAGAGGTAATCACAATCGATTTGTCCAAGGTCAGGCCGACAGTGGCCTTCCCTCATCTTCCCGGCAATGCAAAAACCATAGACGAGATTGAATCCATGGAACCTATTCAGATTGAACAGGTCGTAATTGGTTCATGTACAAACGGAAGAATGGAGGATATGCGCCGTGCAGCGGCAATTTTGAAGGGACATCAGGTACACAGGGATGTGCGGGTGATGGTGATACCTGCCACCCAGAATATATATAAGCAATGTATTGCGGAAGGACTTATGGACATTTTTGTAGATGCAGGCTGTGCAGTCAACACTCCAAGCTGCGGCCCCTGTATGGGAGGCCATATGGGAGTTATGGCGGCAGGGGAAAAATGTGTTTCTACCACAAACCGTAATTTTGTAGGAAGAATGGGCCATGTGGATTCCCTGATTTATCTGGCATCCCCGGAGGTGGCCGCTGCCAGTGCGATTGCAGGGTATATTGCGAATCCAGAGAAAGTAGGTGACAGATAA
- the asd gene encoding aspartate-semialdehyde dehydrogenase, which yields MEQKLKVGILGATGMVGQRFISLLDRHPWFQVVTVAASPRSAGKTYEEAVGGRWKMDTPMPEEVKSLVVLNVNEVEKVADTVDFVFSAVDMTKDEIKAIEEAYAKTETPVVSNNSAHRWTPDVPMVVPEINAGHFDVIPAQKKRLGTDRGFIAVKPNCSIQSYAPCLAAWGEFGPKEVVATTYQAISGAGKTFQDWPEMVENIIPYIGGEEEKSEQEPLRVLGEVKDGEIVKAALPKITCQCIRVPVLNGHTAAVFINFEKKPSKEELIDRLVSYQGFPQEAELPSAPKQFIQYLEDDNRPQVKMDVDFQRGMGVSIGRLREDSLFDFKFVGLSHNTVRGAAGGAVLCAEALTAKGYIKAK from the coding sequence ATGGAACAGAAATTAAAAGTTGGAATTTTGGGCGCAACAGGCATGGTAGGCCAGAGATTTATATCTCTGCTTGACAGACATCCATGGTTTCAGGTGGTGACAGTGGCGGCAAGCCCCCGTTCTGCAGGAAAAACTTATGAGGAAGCCGTGGGCGGAAGATGGAAAATGGATACGCCTATGCCGGAAGAGGTAAAAAGCCTGGTTGTACTCAATGTCAATGAGGTAGAGAAGGTTGCAGATACAGTGGATTTTGTGTTCAGCGCGGTGGACATGACAAAGGATGAAATTAAAGCCATTGAGGAAGCATATGCTAAGACGGAGACACCAGTTGTTTCTAACAATAGTGCACACCGGTGGACGCCGGACGTGCCGATGGTAGTCCCGGAAATTAATGCAGGGCATTTTGATGTGATTCCGGCCCAAAAGAAGCGCCTGGGAACAGACAGGGGATTCATAGCAGTGAAGCCGAACTGCTCCATTCAGAGTTATGCCCCGTGTCTGGCAGCCTGGGGGGAGTTTGGCCCAAAAGAGGTTGTGGCAACTACTTATCAGGCAATATCGGGCGCCGGAAAGACGTTCCAGGACTGGCCGGAGATGGTAGAGAATATTATCCCTTACATCGGAGGGGAGGAGGAGAAGAGCGAGCAGGAACCCCTGCGTGTGCTGGGAGAGGTAAAGGACGGCGAAATCGTAAAAGCTGCCCTGCCGAAAATAACCTGCCAGTGTATCCGGGTTCCAGTTTTAAACGGACATACGGCCGCGGTATTTATTAATTTTGAAAAGAAGCCGTCTAAGGAAGAACTGATAGACAGGCTGGTCAGCTATCAAGGATTCCCACAGGAGGCAGAGCTTCCCAGTGCGCCAAAGCAGTTTATCCAGTACCTGGAGGACGACAACCGCCCGCAGGTAAAAATGGACGTAGACTTCCAGCGAGGGATGGGAGTATCCATCGGACGGCTGCGCGAGGACAGCTTATTCGACTTTAAGTTTGTAGGGTTGTCCCACAATACTGTCAGGGGCGCGGCAGGAGGCGCTGTCCTCTGTGCGGAAGCATTGACGGCAAAGGGTTACATTAAGGCGAAATAA
- the argH gene encoding argininosuccinate lyase: protein MAQLWGGRFTKETDKLVYNFNASISFDKKFYSQDIRGSIAHVTMLAKQGILTEEERKQIIEGLQGIQRDVESGALEITDEYEDIHSFVEANLIERIGDPGKKLHTGRSRNDQVALDMKLYTRDEILELDSLLRDLLQVLLKLMKENTETYMPGFTHLQKAQPITLAHHMGAYFEMFKRDRQRMRDIYSRMNYCPLGSGALAGTTYPLDREYTAKLLEFDGPTLNSMDAVADRDYLIELLSAMSTVMMHLSRFSEEIIIWNSNEYQFVEIDDAYSTGSSIMPQKKNPDIAELVRGKTGRVYGALMSLLTTMKGIPLAYNKDMQEDKELVFDAIDTTKGCLALFTGMIRTIRFCSQRMEDSAKHGFTNATDAADYLVNHGVAFRDAHGIVGRLVLCCIEKNIALEDLSLEEFKAISPVFEEDIYDAISMRTCVEKRTTTGAPGKKAMEKAIAAGEAYLNIE from the coding sequence ATGGCGCAGTTATGGGGCGGGCGTTTTACCAAGGAGACAGATAAATTGGTATACAATTTTAACGCTTCTATATCATTTGATAAGAAATTTTATAGCCAGGATATCCGGGGCAGCATTGCACATGTGACTATGCTGGCCAAGCAGGGGATTCTGACAGAGGAGGAAAGAAAACAGATTATAGAGGGCCTGCAGGGGATCCAGAGGGATGTGGAGAGCGGGGCCCTTGAGATTACAGATGAGTATGAGGATATCCATAGTTTTGTGGAGGCTAATCTGATTGAACGCATTGGGGATCCTGGGAAAAAGCTGCATACAGGGAGAAGCCGGAATGACCAGGTGGCCCTGGATATGAAACTTTATACGCGGGATGAAATTCTGGAGCTAGACAGTCTTCTGCGGGATCTTCTTCAAGTTCTTTTAAAACTTATGAAAGAGAATACAGAGACATATATGCCAGGTTTTACGCATCTGCAGAAAGCACAGCCTATTACACTGGCACACCACATGGGGGCATATTTCGAAATGTTTAAACGCGACCGCCAGCGTATGAGGGACATATACAGCCGCATGAACTATTGTCCTCTGGGTTCCGGCGCCTTGGCGGGGACTACCTACCCGCTGGACCGGGAATATACGGCAAAATTGCTGGAGTTTGACGGGCCTACGCTAAACAGTATGGACGCAGTGGCAGACAGGGATTATCTGATAGAACTATTATCGGCAATGTCCACAGTGATGATGCATCTCAGCCGTTTCTCAGAAGAGATTATTATCTGGAATTCAAATGAATATCAGTTTGTAGAGATTGACGATGCATATAGCACCGGAAGCAGTATCATGCCTCAGAAGAAAAACCCAGATATTGCGGAGCTGGTGCGTGGCAAGACAGGCCGCGTCTACGGTGCGCTGATGTCGCTGCTGACCACAATGAAGGGGATCCCCCTTGCTTATAACAAAGATATGCAGGAGGACAAAGAGCTGGTATTTGATGCAATAGATACAACAAAGGGTTGCCTTGCATTGTTTACCGGCATGATACGTACAATCAGGTTTTGCAGCCAGCGTATGGAGGACAGCGCGAAGCATGGCTTTACCAATGCCACAGATGCAGCTGATTATTTGGTAAACCACGGCGTTGCATTTCGGGACGCACATGGGATTGTAGGCCGGCTGGTGCTCTGCTGCATAGAGAAAAACATAGCCCTGGAAGATTTGTCGCTGGAGGAATTTAAGGCAATATCCCCTGTATTTGAAGAGGATATTTATGATGCCATCAGCATGAGGACATGTGTGGAAAAGCGCACTACAACGGGGGCGCCAGGCAAAAAGGCAATGGAAAAGGCAATTGCTGCCGGGGAAGCATATCTGAATATAGAATAA
- a CDS encoding YesL family protein: MSFGGPGQEKYFMNVLYILSNLFLLNVLWIIFSLPVVTLGASTTALYSVTLKMVGNKESYICRSFVKAFRENLKQGTAIWMLYGGFGCLLYFNLYVAASGYLAGQGFFLTIFAVMALCYIASGIYLFPVLSRFQTSCLQILKIAAFLCFRHIIYTILILCIIILPLALIGRYLYFLPALLIIAVSGPAYIASKMFDKIFAQYGHGNI; encoded by the coding sequence ATGTCATTTGGCGGGCCGGGCCAGGAAAAATATTTTATGAATGTACTGTACATATTGAGTAATTTATTTCTGCTGAATGTACTATGGATTATATTCAGCCTGCCAGTTGTGACACTGGGAGCCTCTACCACAGCGCTATATTCAGTGACCCTGAAAATGGTGGGAAACAAGGAATCCTATATTTGCCGTTCCTTTGTGAAGGCATTCAGAGAGAACCTAAAACAAGGGACAGCCATATGGATGCTTTACGGGGGATTTGGATGCCTGCTATATTTTAATTTATATGTAGCTGCCTCTGGGTATCTAGCCGGACAGGGATTCTTCCTCACTATATTCGCTGTAATGGCGCTATGCTATATCGCTTCAGGGATCTATCTGTTTCCTGTATTGTCTAGATTCCAAACATCCTGTTTACAGATTTTAAAAATTGCCGCTTTTTTATGTTTTCGGCATATAATATATACAATTTTGATTTTATGTATAATTATACTGCCGCTGGCATTAATTGGAAGATATTTATATTTTCTTCCGGCCTTGCTTATTATTGCGGTTTCCGGGCCTGCTTACATTGCATCGAAAATGTTTGATAAAATATTTGCCCAATATGGGCATGGTAATATCTGA
- a CDS encoding class II fructose-bisphosphate aldolase, whose product MSLVTLREILRDTRQKKYAVPAFNFNGYEDAQGMINSALKMRSPIILMASMGAVKYIGLKQTAGMIRGMAEMVDIPVCLHLDHGTDMALLKEAVVAGFTSVMIDASKENFEKNIETTRKVVDYAGKFGCSVEAELGKIGGREEHIVADSAESALTDPAIVPEFVEKTNVDALAVAVGTAHGFYKSTPKLDFGRLEDIVGLTGCPLVLHGGTGVPEEDFKKCIRIGMSKINVGTEFKAAYAGAIRDAVGNYKKDELDPRTYLKHVKEICEKIADKKIKLFGADGKA is encoded by the coding sequence GAAGAAATATGCAGTGCCTGCATTTAATTTTAATGGATATGAAGATGCGCAGGGGATGATTAACAGTGCACTTAAGATGCGCTCCCCGATTATTCTGATGGCATCTATGGGGGCCGTGAAATATATTGGGCTAAAACAGACAGCAGGAATGATCAGAGGAATGGCTGAAATGGTAGATATTCCAGTGTGCCTGCACCTGGATCACGGGACAGATATGGCCCTGTTAAAAGAGGCCGTAGTTGCAGGGTTTACTTCAGTGATGATTGATGCCTCTAAAGAGAACTTTGAGAAAAATATAGAAACCACAAGAAAGGTGGTAGATTATGCCGGGAAATTTGGATGCTCTGTGGAGGCGGAGCTGGGGAAAATCGGCGGAAGGGAGGAACATATTGTTGCGGATAGTGCGGAAAGTGCATTGACAGACCCAGCCATTGTTCCCGAGTTTGTAGAAAAGACAAATGTGGATGCACTGGCTGTGGCTGTTGGGACGGCCCACGGTTTTTATAAGAGCACCCCCAAGCTGGATTTTGGGAGGCTGGAGGACATTGTTGGACTTACAGGATGCCCCCTCGTGCTGCATGGAGGGACCGGTGTGCCAGAAGAGGATTTTAAAAAATGTATCCGCATAGGAATGAGTAAAATCAATGTTGGCACAGAATTTAAGGCAGCCTATGCTGGCGCTATCCGGGATGCAGTAGGCAATTATAAAAAAGATGAACTGGATCCCCGCACTTATTTAAAACATGTGAAGGAAATATGTGAAAAAATAGCAGATAAAAAAATTAAGTTATTTGGGGCAGATGGGAAGGCGTAA